One genomic segment of Deltaproteobacteria bacterium includes these proteins:
- a CDS encoding phosphate/phosphite/phosphonate ABC transporter substrate-binding protein, whose amino-acid sequence MIALATTGCTFKKAELGSKENPVKLFFVPSVDAKVIDSNSKIMKEWLEANTPYKFEIKIPQSYIAVVEAFGSKGADVAALNTSGYIKANEKYQAEARLIVVRHGKKTYQSQFIAKKGRFKNISELSGMKIAFVEPASMSGYLLPLKMLNDAGIKLGGDPVFAMKHDSVVSMVYQGQADAGATFYSPPDAKDGIQDARRLVRTQYPDVESKIEIIQLTEEIPNDPIVFRRDMSEEMKVKIADAFLAMVKSPEGQEAFKAVYGVTAIERATDADYEPVRQMLKKLNKSADDLLGKK is encoded by the coding sequence ATGATCGCTCTTGCAACGACCGGATGCACCTTTAAAAAAGCAGAGCTCGGCTCAAAAGAAAATCCAGTGAAGCTTTTCTTTGTTCCTAGTGTCGATGCAAAAGTGATCGATTCAAATTCGAAGATCATGAAAGAGTGGTTGGAAGCCAACACTCCCTACAAGTTTGAAATCAAAATTCCGCAGTCCTATATCGCCGTTGTCGAAGCCTTCGGATCGAAAGGTGCCGATGTCGCGGCTCTCAACACCTCTGGGTACATCAAAGCCAACGAAAAATACCAGGCAGAAGCTCGATTGATTGTGGTTCGTCATGGAAAGAAAACTTACCAGTCGCAGTTCATCGCGAAAAAAGGTCGATTTAAAAACATCAGCGAGCTCAGCGGAATGAAAATCGCGTTTGTTGAGCCTGCTTCGATGTCGGGCTATTTGCTGCCGCTCAAAATGTTGAACGACGCGGGAATTAAACTGGGCGGCGATCCGGTATTTGCTATGAAACACGATAGCGTTGTTTCGATGGTCTACCAGGGGCAAGCAGACGCAGGAGCTACTTTTTATTCTCCGCCAGATGCGAAAGATGGGATCCAAGATGCACGTCGATTGGTCCGTACACAGTATCCAGACGTCGAATCGAAGATCGAAATCATTCAGCTGACAGAAGAAATTCCGAACGATCCGATCGTGTTCCGTCGCGACATGTCTGAGGAAATGAAAGTGAAAATAGCAGACGCCTTCCTTGCCATGGTGAAATCACCAGAAGGCCAAGAGGCATTCAAAGCCGTTTACGGCGTGACTGCGATAGAGCGCGCGACGGATGCCGATTACGAGCCAGTTCGCCAGATGTTAAAAAAGCTGAATAAATCCGCTGACGATCTTCTCGGGAAAAAGTGA
- the phnC gene encoding phosphonate ABC transporter ATP-binding protein, giving the protein MSQSSNSATLGDNRILSVKNLVKTYPNGVQALKGVSFDVKRGEFLVVIGLSGSGKSTLLRCMNRLHHPTSGEIIYRGKDGVASDIAKAEGDEILRIRKTVGMIFQHFNLIPRHSVLNNVLYGSLGHTGTLRSILGLYSVEDEARALQYLKLVGIEDKAQYRAAQLSGGQQQRVAIARALTQAPDLLLADEPVASLDPATCHTVMDYLRRVNQELGLTIVCNLHFLSLVRQYATRVIALKGGKLVYEGSPSDINDQWFSQIYGEGAKEVHIN; this is encoded by the coding sequence ATGAGCCAATCGTCAAATAGTGCCACGCTCGGCGATAACCGAATCTTATCGGTTAAGAACCTAGTAAAAACTTATCCCAATGGTGTGCAGGCGCTGAAGGGTGTTTCTTTTGATGTAAAGCGTGGCGAGTTTCTGGTGGTCATTGGTCTTTCCGGTTCTGGAAAGTCCACGCTCCTTCGCTGCATGAATCGTCTCCATCATCCGACGTCTGGCGAAATCATCTATCGAGGTAAGGACGGTGTTGCATCAGATATTGCAAAAGCAGAGGGTGATGAAATTTTGCGAATTCGCAAAACCGTTGGGATGATCTTTCAGCACTTCAATTTGATTCCACGTCACTCCGTATTGAATAACGTGTTGTATGGCTCGCTTGGACACACGGGAACTTTGAGGTCGATTCTCGGTCTTTACTCAGTAGAGGACGAAGCCAGAGCCTTGCAGTATCTGAAATTGGTCGGTATAGAGGATAAAGCCCAGTATCGGGCCGCACAATTGTCAGGCGGCCAGCAGCAACGAGTCGCAATTGCACGTGCACTGACTCAAGCGCCAGATTTACTTTTGGCGGATGAACCGGTTGCCTCCCTCGATCCAGCGACCTGCCACACTGTGATGGACTATCTTCGTCGGGTGAATCAGGAACTGGGTTTAACGATTGTCTGCAACCTTCACTTTTTATCCCTCGTTCGCCAATACGCGACCCGCGTGATTGCATTGAAGGGCGGAAAATTGGTTTACGAAGGTTCACCAAGTGATATCAACGATCAGTGGTTTTCCCAGATCTATGGCGAAGGCGCTAAAGAAGTGCACATCAACTAA
- the phnE gene encoding phosphonate ABC transporter, permease protein PhnE, with the protein MSQSTTLESAETGAVIRRTILDAVVLAYLVFTLLVFTGWAEAEMIQRLPTLALSFLFVAVFGAAVSLVLNRFGMKTLGWQIYAPPHLRMKSAAELATPMYKTIWGAQMILTVVVTTLVGIKMTEIDLIKLLEADRFNHAMRLFGELFSPDWSVLPKAIVKVVETIYIAFIATVIAVPIAFVLSFMMARNIMGGSKAGFAVYAVLRTVFNISRSIEPVLWAIIFSIWASFGPFAGMLALMVHSIASLAKQYSEIVEGIEDGPVEGIESTGASRLQVIWFAVVPQVVLPYISYTVYRWDTNVRMATILGLVGGGGIGVTLMEYFGQAMWPQVGCIIFVIASVVWIMDAFSSHVRAAIK; encoded by the coding sequence ATGTCACAATCCACGACTTTGGAATCCGCTGAAACTGGCGCTGTGATTCGACGAACAATTTTAGATGCAGTCGTTTTAGCTTATTTAGTATTCACACTCCTCGTGTTCACAGGGTGGGCGGAAGCTGAAATGATTCAGCGACTGCCGACGCTAGCGTTGTCCTTTCTGTTTGTCGCAGTTTTTGGCGCAGCCGTTTCCTTGGTCTTAAATCGATTCGGGATGAAGACCCTGGGGTGGCAAATCTACGCACCTCCACACCTTCGAATGAAGTCCGCGGCCGAGCTTGCGACACCGATGTACAAGACGATCTGGGGTGCACAAATGATTCTAACTGTCGTCGTAACGACACTTGTTGGAATCAAGATGACCGAAATCGATTTAATCAAATTGCTGGAGGCGGATCGTTTCAATCACGCGATGCGACTGTTCGGTGAGTTGTTTTCGCCGGATTGGTCTGTACTGCCTAAGGCGATCGTAAAAGTCGTTGAAACAATTTATATAGCATTCATTGCCACTGTCATTGCGGTTCCAATCGCGTTTGTTCTTAGTTTCATGATGGCAAGAAACATTATGGGCGGATCAAAAGCGGGGTTTGCTGTCTATGCTGTTTTGCGGACCGTCTTCAATATTTCGCGGTCTATCGAGCCTGTTCTTTGGGCCATCATATTTTCGATCTGGGCGAGTTTCGGGCCGTTTGCCGGGATGCTCGCGCTGATGGTGCACTCAATTGCGTCGTTAGCGAAGCAGTACTCGGAAATCGTCGAGGGGATTGAAGATGGCCCGGTCGAAGGCATTGAGTCCACAGGGGCGTCGCGCCTTCAAGTGATTTGGTTCGCGGTTGTTCCTCAGGTGGTCCTTCCCTACATTAGCTACACCGTTTATCGTTGGGACACCAATGTGCGGATGGCGACGATTCTTGGCCTTGTCGGTGGTGGCGGGATCGGTGTGACCTTGATGGAGTATTTCGGACAAGCGATGTGGCCACAGGTGGGCTGTATCATTTTTGTCATCGCCTCTGTCGTGTGGATCATGGATGCGTTCTCGTCGCACGTTAGAGCTGCAATTAAGTAG
- a CDS encoding DUF4339 domain-containing protein translates to MSSSSERFHVARGETPVGQFSVDEILARVEKGELDPLDHVYDEEKLDWIPISFHPSFSHHTDSWKRLVAAKQSSEQKASLELLNSSKTASNQQEEWFVLKGDHRFGPYEYLELIRLTQEKSLNDWDFVWTKRFPKWVRIATLTEFKPETIQSLRETLSERLGGTLNEIFFRRRYARASFEGSILVHNNQRLFKGKSLELGAGGISLVLQDGDLSVGDKVHVHIKPSKDTPAFNSSCEVMSRRALSAGDSNAQVVFGIKFLEIDERVKSQIDHWATGKVNEQHDSSKKDAA, encoded by the coding sequence ATGTCATCGAGTTCGGAACGGTTTCATGTCGCACGCGGGGAAACACCGGTCGGTCAATTTAGCGTCGACGAAATTTTGGCACGCGTTGAGAAGGGTGAACTCGACCCGCTTGATCATGTGTATGACGAAGAAAAGCTGGATTGGATCCCGATTAGCTTTCATCCTAGTTTCTCTCACCATACAGATTCTTGGAAGCGATTGGTGGCGGCGAAACAAAGCTCAGAGCAAAAAGCATCCCTTGAGCTACTAAATTCGAGCAAAACAGCTTCGAACCAGCAAGAGGAGTGGTTTGTTCTAAAGGGCGATCATCGATTTGGCCCGTATGAATACCTCGAGCTTATTCGCTTAACTCAAGAAAAAAGTTTGAATGACTGGGATTTCGTTTGGACGAAGCGTTTTCCAAAATGGGTGAGAATCGCAACTTTAACCGAGTTCAAACCAGAAACAATTCAGTCTCTTCGCGAAACCTTAAGCGAACGGCTTGGTGGAACGTTGAACGAAATCTTCTTTCGTCGACGGTATGCACGGGCTTCGTTTGAGGGGTCAATTCTAGTTCATAACAATCAACGGCTTTTCAAAGGCAAATCTCTTGAATTGGGCGCAGGAGGAATAAGCTTAGTTCTCCAGGACGGCGATCTTTCCGTCGGAGACAAAGTCCACGTTCACATCAAGCCATCAAAAGATACCCCCGCCTTTAATTCCTCTTGCGAGGTCATGAGCCGACGAGCACTGAGTGCGGGCGATTCGAATGCGCAAGTCGTTTTCGGAATAAAATTTTTAGAAATCGATGAGCGAGTGAAGTCACAGATCGATCATTGGGCCACAGGTAAAGTCAACGAACAGCATGATTCTTCAAAAAAGGACGCCGCATGA
- a CDS encoding outer membrane beta-barrel domain-containing protein, giving the protein MRLNARAKTVGKTLLTTLVATGAFACLTFLAAERANAQAPQAGPATGASDKVDVSDLEKKYWASKDTDFSVVQNRLYSKAGRFALTAQYGFLINDQWSDGPTFSGSLGYYFSERLGVEGHLQVTNSVDNKALSNLKSQAGTANHGKIKGYQGLSLNWVPFYAKMSILNSSIMYFDMAISPGVGVTTYDQQREDGNISKTAPTVALDVTQSFFFSKYAAFRVDYKNRWFQEEVVRFRTPSSSVNTETAQTSLLTFGFTLYY; this is encoded by the coding sequence ATGCGATTGAATGCACGTGCAAAAACCGTAGGTAAAACGCTGTTGACGACGTTGGTCGCGACCGGAGCTTTTGCTTGTTTGACTTTTCTAGCTGCGGAGCGCGCAAATGCTCAAGCTCCACAAGCTGGTCCTGCCACCGGCGCTTCAGATAAAGTAGATGTATCGGATCTCGAGAAAAAGTACTGGGCCTCAAAAGACACTGACTTCTCGGTTGTTCAAAATCGCCTGTATTCCAAGGCTGGTCGTTTTGCACTTACAGCGCAGTACGGTTTTTTGATCAATGACCAGTGGAGCGACGGTCCTACATTCTCGGGTTCACTTGGATACTATTTTAGCGAACGACTTGGAGTCGAAGGACATTTGCAAGTCACAAACTCAGTCGATAACAAAGCGTTATCAAATTTGAAATCTCAGGCGGGCACGGCTAATCACGGCAAAATTAAAGGCTATCAGGGCTTGTCGCTTAACTGGGTTCCGTTCTATGCGAAAATGAGTATTTTGAATTCATCGATCATGTACTTTGATATGGCTATATCGCCTGGCGTCGGGGTTACGACTTACGACCAACAACGCGAAGATGGCAACATCTCGAAGACGGCACCTACTGTTGCTCTTGATGTCACTCAGTCATTTTTCTTCTCAAAGTATGCTGCTTTTCGTGTCGACTATAAAAACCGCTGGTTTCAAGAGGAAGTTGTACGCTTTCGAACACCCTCTTCTTCTGTAAACACAGAAACGGCACAGACCTCACTTCTGACATTTGGATTCACGCTTTACTATTAG
- a CDS encoding tetratricopeptide repeat protein: MRIGNAKPDTKLKFLFAVGALIACGLLSPSAFAEVLDPNKDYADARDQRLAPGSTGFQPQKSGAGWFASKLELVKYTVSNVSRQFFNTMAPTQATSGGERKASLPSLPNRLPATGSVSRAKSHSYSISQSSSISETVSFPGLSTSETGLVKYELIDSVDAIPRLRLPKEPRFTGEKFALDDGAKRTLESKFLVALQSPAEILDSEISRVLRRTESVKGISPAKKVAIAKGRLEEGQQQKLGLVLKPLLISPETELKLAKYTPLTDDEFRFLSGLLLYQDGHQCAAAVGLFHSISKKPEWQAEANYFLAMCSKSLGLMTDFSERVQKVFESNSGFYSHRLLKEVDWKTPNVTSRGFGESLLKAMAIAEVTNGQSPDVLATAAALIAESSAAAEKFKTALEWAKKVPEGHPRFLQSKFVEALAEYQTGSKKRALELQEGLIRNPRAEESAREFQGLIALNLARMYFQEQKYKEAHQAFLTVNKDHPLWLQGLSELGWAQLMAGDYEGAIGNMYSIHSPFFAAAYKPESFVIRTIGYLNLCQYGDAYRTLTVLEKEYRAMLMSIDNYEKSIGSFSDGRYGTIRRFLVGFNQPGRIDLKDVDGLPSQVIREIARQKDFLNLQKALNRQIDEKAVYAKIGSDIDRSLKDAQAKVTQSRKRVDQIRKNIASIRQKPALEPNRVPWQSELDSELSRLNDRFFSVDLFNEAKKSVIQYNREVVDGADRRGIELKKKLETTVANRITKIRTDLSRFMDNNELLRYEVFAASGENIRFQVAGGEKSNRIPATVIPKSKSLQWDFDGEYWEDEIGHYRSSLKNNCPITGDGARRSQASLEGN; this comes from the coding sequence ATGCGCATAGGAAATGCGAAACCAGATACGAAATTAAAATTTCTTTTTGCCGTCGGCGCTTTGATTGCCTGTGGTCTGCTTTCGCCTTCCGCATTTGCAGAGGTTTTGGATCCTAACAAGGATTATGCGGATGCGCGAGACCAGCGGCTAGCCCCGGGATCGACCGGTTTCCAACCGCAGAAAAGCGGAGCAGGCTGGTTCGCATCGAAACTGGAACTGGTGAAGTACACAGTCTCTAACGTCTCTCGCCAGTTTTTTAATACGATGGCACCTACCCAGGCGACCTCCGGCGGTGAACGCAAGGCAAGCTTACCTTCGCTGCCCAACAGGCTGCCTGCGACAGGCTCGGTTTCGAGAGCAAAATCGCATAGCTATAGTATATCGCAAAGCTCTAGCATTTCCGAAACCGTTTCTTTTCCTGGACTCAGCACTTCGGAAACGGGCCTCGTGAAGTATGAGCTCATCGATTCGGTGGATGCAATCCCCCGCCTTCGACTTCCAAAAGAGCCAAGATTCACAGGAGAAAAGTTCGCGCTTGATGACGGCGCAAAACGCACGCTGGAGTCGAAGTTCCTTGTTGCCCTCCAATCGCCGGCCGAAATTCTTGACTCGGAAATCAGCCGAGTTCTGCGGCGCACAGAGAGTGTGAAGGGAATTAGTCCCGCGAAAAAAGTCGCGATTGCCAAAGGCCGATTGGAAGAAGGGCAACAGCAGAAGCTAGGTCTCGTATTGAAGCCGCTTCTGATCTCACCTGAGACCGAACTTAAGCTCGCTAAGTATACGCCACTGACAGATGACGAATTTCGATTCTTAAGTGGTCTGCTTCTCTACCAGGATGGCCACCAGTGCGCGGCTGCCGTAGGTCTTTTTCATTCGATTTCCAAAAAGCCAGAGTGGCAGGCTGAAGCTAATTATTTCTTAGCCATGTGTTCGAAGAGCCTTGGCCTCATGACAGACTTCAGCGAGCGAGTTCAAAAAGTTTTTGAATCTAATAGCGGCTTTTATTCGCACCGTTTGTTGAAGGAAGTCGATTGGAAGACACCAAACGTAACGTCGCGCGGTTTTGGAGAATCCTTACTGAAAGCGATGGCCATAGCAGAGGTGACCAATGGTCAGTCTCCGGATGTGCTCGCGACAGCGGCCGCGCTGATCGCCGAAAGTTCTGCCGCTGCCGAAAAGTTCAAGACAGCACTCGAGTGGGCGAAAAAAGTCCCCGAAGGTCACCCTCGTTTCCTTCAGTCTAAATTCGTCGAGGCACTTGCGGAATATCAAACCGGTTCCAAAAAGCGTGCACTCGAGCTTCAGGAGGGCTTGATTCGAAATCCTCGAGCGGAAGAGTCGGCTCGAGAGTTTCAAGGGTTGATTGCTCTGAACCTTGCTCGAATGTATTTTCAAGAACAAAAGTACAAAGAAGCACATCAGGCATTTTTAACGGTGAATAAAGATCATCCGCTTTGGCTGCAAGGTTTGTCTGAACTTGGCTGGGCGCAGTTGATGGCCGGCGATTACGAAGGTGCAATCGGTAACATGTATTCGATCCATTCGCCTTTCTTTGCCGCAGCCTACAAACCAGAGTCGTTCGTCATTCGCACAATTGGCTATTTGAATCTCTGTCAGTATGGCGACGCCTATCGAACTTTGACCGTCTTAGAAAAAGAATACCGAGCGATGCTCATGAGTATCGACAATTACGAAAAGTCGATTGGGTCATTTTCGGATGGCCGGTACGGAACGATCAGGCGTTTTTTGGTGGGCTTTAATCAGCCTGGACGAATCGACCTAAAGGATGTCGATGGACTTCCAAGCCAAGTGATCCGTGAGATCGCTAGGCAAAAGGACTTTTTGAATCTCCAAAAGGCGCTCAATCGGCAAATCGATGAAAAAGCTGTTTATGCTAAAATCGGTTCTGATATCGATCGCAGCTTAAAAGATGCTCAAGCTAAAGTGACGCAATCACGCAAACGAGTGGATCAGATTAGAAAGAATATCGCTTCGATCCGACAAAAGCCGGCCCTTGAGCCGAACCGTGTTCCTTGGCAGTCGGAACTTGATTCTGAACTTTCTCGTTTGAACGATCGGTTTTTTTCGGTCGATCTTTTTAACGAAGCAAAAAAGTCAGTCATTCAATATAACAGAGAAGTGGTCGACGGAGCTGATCGTCGGGGCATCGAGCTAAAAAAGAAACTTGAGACTACTGTCGCTAATCGAATCACAAAAATTCGGACCGATCTTTCTCGGTTTATGGATAACAATGAGCTTCTTCGTTATGAAGTCTTTGCTGCGAGTGGCGAAAATATTCGATTCCAAGTTGCTGGTGGAGAAAAATCGAATCGCATTCCGGCGACGGTCATCCCAAAGTCAAAATCGCTTCAGTGGGATTTCGATGGAGAATACTGGGAAGATGAAATTGGTCACTACCGATCAAGTTTAAAAAACAATTGCCCCATCACAGGGGATGGGGCGCGCCGAAGTCAGGCGAGTCTTGAAGGGAATTAG
- a CDS encoding ABC transporter ATP-binding protein — protein sequence MNLESDIDSSDQLSSKMGIRGLLLRLLPYFRPDLMACFAVCLLVLTHSVIGRFVVYLFGRAIDDGIIGKDSKLLMQIALAYFVLEIILMNLQVGISTWFAKIGNRVLFRLRDHLVDHVQSLPMAYFDKVATGRIVTRLTSDTVSLTELFNQGLLSVFSSLVSILTITFAMSLISIKMTLLTLLVAPPMVFMAFKLSDKILIAQRIAKKHVSSINAFVAETVAGVRVLQLFNQAKGQREKFHSLSGEYKKANLRAVSLYALFYPTVSLFTAISVATALYIGGALTFDGAVTTGAMISFIFHVKDFGDPLRNILEKYQLFQNSISSGERVFALLEEESEPEIASQLNLPPLLQGEIRFQNVRFKYSESLPWALDDVSFSIAAGKTLAVAGRTGSGKSTLIALLQKFRDAQGGEIFLDQLPLSRIPREQIRRRIGVVQQDVFMFRGTIKDNIGLGDPSINIEKIEWAAKEAGLTRILQMRPGGLNAEVEEKGANLSIGERQLVAFARILAFDPQILILDEATANIDSETELLLQKSAARARKGRTSVIIAHRLSTISDADLVLVLNQGQVEAIGTPQEVLPRLEARDHSL from the coding sequence ATGAATCTCGAAAGCGATATCGATAGCTCTGATCAGCTTTCTTCCAAGATGGGAATACGGGGGCTCTTGTTGCGTCTTCTTCCGTATTTTCGCCCCGATCTCATGGCTTGCTTTGCCGTTTGTCTCTTGGTGCTAACGCACTCAGTGATAGGTCGCTTCGTTGTCTATTTGTTTGGCCGAGCTATCGACGATGGGATCATTGGCAAAGATTCGAAGCTTCTAATGCAAATTGCACTTGCCTATTTTGTGCTGGAAATTATCCTCATGAACTTGCAGGTTGGGATTTCAACTTGGTTTGCCAAAATCGGCAATCGCGTTCTTTTTAGACTCCGCGACCATCTGGTGGATCACGTACAAAGTTTACCGATGGCTTACTTTGACAAAGTAGCAACCGGAAGAATCGTTACACGACTTACATCCGACACCGTCAGTCTAACAGAGCTCTTTAACCAAGGCTTGCTCAGTGTGTTCTCTAGCTTAGTTTCAATTTTGACGATCACATTTGCTATGTCATTGATCTCGATAAAGATGACATTACTAACATTGCTTGTAGCTCCTCCGATGGTCTTTATGGCCTTCAAACTTTCTGACAAAATTTTGATCGCTCAGCGAATTGCGAAAAAACATGTTTCATCGATCAATGCCTTTGTCGCGGAAACTGTCGCAGGTGTTCGAGTCCTTCAGCTATTCAATCAGGCGAAAGGTCAAAGAGAAAAATTTCATTCGCTTTCCGGAGAGTACAAAAAAGCAAACCTAAGAGCCGTCTCGCTCTACGCCCTTTTCTACCCGACCGTGTCGCTATTCACTGCGATCTCGGTGGCCACGGCTCTTTACATCGGCGGTGCTTTGACTTTTGACGGAGCGGTTACAACGGGCGCAATGATAAGTTTCATATTTCACGTAAAGGACTTCGGCGATCCGCTTCGAAATATTCTGGAAAAATACCAACTGTTTCAGAATAGTATCTCATCGGGTGAGCGCGTATTTGCTTTGCTAGAGGAAGAATCTGAACCCGAAATCGCAAGTCAGTTAAACCTGCCTCCCTTGCTTCAAGGAGAAATTCGCTTTCAAAATGTCCGCTTCAAATATTCCGAGAGTCTACCTTGGGCACTTGATGATGTATCCTTTTCCATAGCGGCAGGTAAAACGCTTGCGGTGGCGGGGCGTACCGGCAGCGGCAAGTCGACATTGATTGCTCTCCTTCAGAAGTTCCGCGATGCCCAAGGCGGAGAGATCTTTCTTGATCAGCTTCCGCTCAGTCGGATTCCCCGAGAACAAATTCGCCGACGAATTGGTGTTGTTCAGCAGGACGTATTCATGTTTCGCGGAACAATTAAAGACAACATTGGCCTTGGCGACCCTTCTATCAACATAGAAAAAATCGAGTGGGCGGCGAAAGAAGCTGGGTTAACGAGAATCCTACAGATGAGGCCCGGTGGCCTGAATGCCGAAGTCGAAGAGAAAGGCGCAAATCTCTCGATCGGCGAGCGGCAGCTTGTTGCGTTTGCGCGTATCCTTGCATTTGATCCACAGATCCTGATTTTGGATGAAGCCACTGCAAACATCGATTCTGAGACAGAGCTTCTGCTTCAGAAGTCGGCGGCACGAGCCAGAAAGGGCCGGACAAGTGTTATAATCGCACATCGGCTTTCGACGATTTCAGACGCCGATCTGGTTCTAGTTCTGAACCAAGGCCAAGTCGAAGCCATCGGTACACCTCAAGAAGTGTTACCTCGTCTTGAGGCGCGTGATCACTCATTGTAA
- a CDS encoding ABC transporter ATP-binding protein, which translates to MNQNALKTPLLEPYNQFTDRNDARINDRAPVRSYIRRFWAPFSLGTLTLALTNLFDILTPFALMKAIDAISQREPDALLRAICLYLLFMLGAVSFRHQWRIHFGRFHHSVADDLRNRLFRKYTELGPRFFEKNPTGELMSLMINDVNTFRMGVGPGLLILMDGVFLIVFIIPFMLSISVDWTWKTLILLPFIPFVIRFMEDRIGKASRVNQDRLAELSGYTQELVSGIRVVKGFAQESHRQKRHRDYSDLYATSCNLVAKYDAFFEPALQIGVATGSVILLAWGSADVLSGAVTLGTFVAFHEYIKRMIWPMAALGSGLSMLSQARSSYNRMAEVFSAKPEVKDDGQLTVDSFDSLTFRKLSFTYPDAQLPALSDVSFQIRKGDRVGIVGPVGSGKSTLIQIICRIREAPVGSVFVNEKDLRDYSVESWRSNMAVTLQEPFLFARTIQSNLLFGQPEGLLTTTHDRSIEVADAARIREEIERLPKAFQAWLGEKGVNLSGGQRQRMTMARSLSRFSSADTVSGSNSSAPASILVLDDSLSAVDTATEKALLGHLEEIRKRDRLLTLIVVSHRINAVQESDLILVLNNGRIEAQGRHDELIKHSITYRTLCMLQGLEVPQPMETESVTT; encoded by the coding sequence ATGAATCAGAACGCTCTGAAAACCCCTCTGCTCGAACCATATAATCAGTTTACCGATCGTAACGATGCTCGTATCAATGATCGTGCGCCCGTTCGCAGTTACATTCGCCGCTTCTGGGCGCCATTTAGTCTTGGCACCTTAACTCTGGCATTGACCAACCTCTTCGATATTCTCACACCATTTGCCCTGATGAAAGCTATCGATGCGATCTCTCAACGCGAACCCGATGCGCTGCTTCGCGCGATCTGCCTCTACCTTTTATTCATGTTAGGAGCGGTCAGCTTTCGTCACCAGTGGCGAATCCACTTCGGTCGGTTTCATCATTCTGTGGCCGACGATCTTCGCAATCGGCTTTTTCGCAAATACACAGAACTAGGCCCTCGGTTTTTCGAAAAAAATCCGACTGGGGAATTAATGAGCTTAATGATCAACGACGTAAATACTTTTCGAATGGGAGTCGGTCCGGGACTCCTGATTCTGATGGACGGAGTTTTTCTCATCGTCTTCATCATCCCCTTCATGCTTTCTATCTCTGTAGACTGGACTTGGAAAACGTTGATACTGCTCCCGTTCATTCCATTTGTTATCCGATTTATGGAAGACCGCATCGGGAAAGCCAGCCGGGTCAATCAAGACCGATTGGCGGAGCTCAGTGGTTACACACAAGAACTTGTGTCTGGGATTCGCGTGGTCAAAGGTTTCGCGCAAGAGTCGCATCGGCAAAAGCGACACCGCGACTATTCAGATCTTTACGCCACTTCCTGTAATCTCGTGGCGAAGTACGACGCGTTCTTCGAACCAGCTCTACAAATAGGCGTCGCCACCGGCAGCGTCATCCTTCTCGCATGGGGGAGCGCCGACGTTCTGTCGGGCGCCGTGACGCTCGGAACTTTCGTTGCATTTCATGAGTATATAAAAAGAATGATCTGGCCGATGGCCGCTCTCGGCTCGGGGCTTTCGATGCTGAGCCAAGCGAGATCTAGCTACAATCGCATGGCAGAGGTATTCTCTGCAAAGCCTGAGGTTAAAGACGATGGGCAACTGACCGTGGACAGTTTTGATTCGCTGACTTTCCGCAAACTCAGTTTCACCTATCCCGATGCGCAACTGCCGGCACTTAGCGATGTCAGTTTCCAAATTAGAAAAGGCGATCGCGTGGGGATTGTTGGGCCAGTGGGCAGCGGCAAATCGACGCTGATTCAAATCATTTGCCGAATTCGCGAAGCTCCCGTCGGTTCTGTTTTCGTCAACGAGAAAGACTTGAGAGACTATTCGGTTGAATCTTGGCGCAGCAACATGGCAGTTACACTACAAGAACCATTTTTATTTGCTCGGACAATTCAATCCAATCTTCTTTTCGGCCAGCCCGAAGGGCTTTTGACAACCACCCACGATCGCTCGATTGAAGTTGCGGACGCCGCTAGAATCCGCGAAGAGATCGAACGTCTTCCAAAGGCCTTCCAGGCGTGGCTAGGCGAAAAGGGTGTCAACCTCTCGGGCGGGCAGCGCCAACGAATGACGATGGCCCGCAGTCTTTCGCGCTTTTCTTCAGCCGACACAGTTAGCGGTTCGAATAGCTCTGCGCCGGCTTCGATACTAGTTTTAGACGACAGCCTTTCGGCGGTTGATACCGCTACGGAAAAAGCCCTGCTGGGGCACCTGGAAGAAATAAGAAAGCGCGATCGACTGCTGACATTGATTGTCGTGTCTCACCGAATAAATGCAGTTCAGGAAAGTGACTTAATCCTTGTGTTGAACAATGGGCGAATTGAAGCACAAGGTCGTCACGATGAGCTCATCAAGCATAGCATTACCTACCGAACTCTTTGTATGCTTCAAGGGCTTGAAGTGCCGCAACCAATGGAAACTGAGAGCGTGACCACATGA